The Paenibacillus sp. FSL H7-0357 nucleotide sequence ATATTGACGCTTTTTTCGCTCAGATGTTTCAGCACGGACCGCAGGTATGTCCATCTGCAGTCCCTTTAATCCATTGCGCGACGACTTCCGCCAGCTTCTCTTGCTTGCCCTCCACATCCTCCATATCCGTAATTGTCACAATCGCCCGGTCAGCAGCAACCCATTCGAGCAGTCCGGTAAGGTCCTCGAAGAGGTTCCCTTTGACTGCATGCTCTTGTACCTTGGCCCCAGTATGAAAAACAAGCCGGAAAAAACCCTTGCCGTGCAGGTTAAAGGTTATACGATCCTCCCCAGTGAAGCAAAAACTCGGTGCTTTCCATTTGATATGTTCAGAAATTGAGCGACTTGTTCAGGCCCGGATAATTTGACCGGTTTCTTGCCTGGAATTCCGGGCCCATTCTTAGAGTTTGTCATCTTCGCTCATCCTTCCATTATGTTCACATACCTTCAATCTTTACGAACTCATTCTCCCGCGGAAAAATCAATGTAAATACTGTTCCTTGCCCAAGTATAGAATTCACCTGAATATTGATCCCCAGCGGCTCCGCCACTTGCCTAGTCAAATACAGTCCCATCCCGGTAGCGGCCCCTTCCTGACGCCCGCTCGTCGAGGTGAAGCCTTTATCAAATATCCGCGGCAGATCCTTTGGGTCAATTCCCCGTCCAAAATCCTCAACGGTAAGCACAACATGACCGTCTTTTTCCGTGCTCAGGATGAGGATATCGGAAGCTTCACTGTATTTCACGGCATTCGTGAGCAGCTGCCTGAGCATAAAGCCTAGCCACTTGCCATCGGTCAGCACTTCTTCGGCCGTAAGGAATACGTCGAAACCGATGCCTTTGGGAATACACCAGGATTTCAGCGCCCGGATCTCCTTGTTCAGAACCGCCTCCAGCTTGACCCTTTCGATAAACAGGTCATTGCGCATAAAGGGAATCCGTTTCTGGTGAAGCTGCTGGTCGAGCAGATGATGGATCCGCAGCCATTCGTACATTAACTGCTTCTGCAGCGTCTCGTCCGGAAGACGTTCAATCATCAGCTGCATGGCCGTTAGCGGAGTTTTGACCTCATGAATCCACGACAGCAGATCATCCTTCTCTGATTCCAGCAGCTGAAAATTCACCGAGGTTTCCTGCCGGTAACGTTCCGTTTGGGTGATCACGGCTTCCTGCACTACCTTTTCGAACGGGCTCTCGGCTTCCCCCAGAACACCAAGATCATAAGTTTGATCCCAGGCTTCCATGTTTCTGTAGAACCGGGTTTCCTTGGGATATCGGAGAAATACAAATGCGGTACAGACCAGCAGATTCAGCAGTATTATGTACAGCATCGGCATTAACGGAATAGACGCATCGAGATAGACTACTAACAGAAGGAGCAGCTGCAGCACGACCAGCAGGAGCAGCCAGCTCCGTTTCTCTTTAAGGTATTTCCAGATCATAACGCCGCCTCTTCAGTTGCCATATACCCTTGTCCCACCCGGGTTTCAATGTAAGTGTCCAACCCCAGCGGTTCCAGCTTTTTGCGCAGCCGGTTCACATTCACGGTCAGCGTGTTGTCGCTCACAAAATGCTCATTGTCCCACAGATCCTTGATCAGGTCTTCGCGGTTTACAATCTGATCTTTGCGCTCTACCAGGATCTTCAGGATAAACGTCTCATTCTTAGTAAGCAGAGCAGCGCCAAGACTGTTGGTTACAGTGTTCTTCACATATTCAATCGTAGCTCCGCGCCATGTCTTCAGCTCCGTCCGCTCAGTGCTATAGTTGTACACCCGGCGCAATGTGGCTTGGATTTTGGCGATCAGCACCTCGAAATGAAACGGCTTCTGAATAAAATCATCGGCTCCCAGCTGCATAGACATCACCATATCGCTCGGATGATCGCGTGAGGACAGAAAGATAATCGGCACATTGGAATGTGCACGCAGCAGCCGGCACCAGTGGAACCCGTCAAACTGCGGCAGCTGAATATCGATCACGACCAGCTCCGGTTTGACCACCGTGAATTCCTGCAGCACCTTGCCGAAATCCGAAATGCCATAGACTTCATAGGACCACTGTGACAACCGGTCCTTGATCTCATTGAATAACGTAACATCGTCTTCGATAAGCATAATTTTAAACAAATAAAGCCACCCCGCTTTGAATCTTTGGACAGATTCATCTTTTTGTAGTGTCCATCTACATTATCATTAACTATTTCGTTATGCCAGGTCAATATTACTTAATCCCCTTTACAGGAAAAACCCTCTGCGCACACAACGCAGAGGGTTCAATATGAGTATTATGCCATTTCATCCAATCGTACGAATCTAAGGTGTCTTGTCTTCAATTGCGGCAGCACCTCGTCTAAAGCCTCCAGCATAAAATGAGGTGCCTGTGAGTCTGCACCCACTGTCTCGCCGCTGTCATGCAGCAACACAACGGAGCCGCCAGTAATTTGGTCAAGCAGCTTTGACTGGAGGCGGGTCTGACAGACCCGGCTGCTCCAGTCACCTGCCGTAATTGACCATAACGCAATCCGGTACTCCTTGTAACGGAAGTAATCAAACATATTCATTAAGCCCCAGGGCGGACGATAGTGGTCGGGTCTGGTGCCAACAATACCTTCTATAATATCTGCGGAACGATCCAGATGTTCACTGCGAATCGTTTTAGGCAGCATTAGCCAGTTGGAAGTATGACAATAATTATGTATGCCAATCTGATGGCCCTCACGGTCGATTCTTCGAACAAGCTCTGGATACCGTTCCGCTTGCGATCCCAGTACGAAAAAGGTTGCCTTAACCTGATGCCGTTCCAATAAATCGAGTAATTTCGGTGTATATTCCGGATGTGGCCCATCATCAAAAGTGAAGGCCACCTCTCCCTTTCCTTTACCTTTGCGGAAGACCCCCCATCCGGTCATCCGCGAGATTAAGCTTGGAATGAACATATAAAGAGTGGCAATACAGAGTATTCCTCCTATTAAATAGTTAAACATGCTTCCCCTCCCCCTTTATTGGCAGCTTATCCGGACAGACGCTGTTCGGGTGAGAAACGCTTCTTCAGCGATCCCCGCGAGTGAACCAGAAGCATGGGTACAAGCTGATCAGTGCGCCGGTCAATTCTTTTTCTTCCTTCCGGATGCATAGCTGACAGCAGCAGGCGGAGGTAGACTGTTGTAATTCTCGTAAAAAATCCCGATTTCATCTGCTGCTGCTCAAAGCCCAGACCATGTGTCAAACCGCGATGGAGCAGCGTGATACCCATTAACGCTTTCACCTGCTGATACTCCGACTGCGATTCAAAGGCTTCATTAATTTGCTTCATTGATTTACGCAGCATCCGGGCCGTTTGCAGTGCCGCACGATCCGAGCCTTCGGACTTAATAAGCTTCAGAATTTTTTCATTGTCCAGGTGAAGCTCCCCTACCCACTCTCCCTTGTGGATAACTGTTGAATCCTGGCATACAATGGCCTCGCCCCGATGTTTTTTTAGCATCACCGAGCATATGCCAAAACGCGATGTACTCGCTCCCCGAAAATATGTAAGCACTGAAAATGCTTTTTCCCACATCATCCAGAGGTTTTGAACCGTAGTTTTCCGTATTTTGATTCCCAAATGATACACCTTCCTTACTTAGCTGTTCTTTTCCCTAATTACTATAGTAGTGATCAGAAATTTCTTTTTTCTTATGTAATTCTTACGTTATTCTTAAGTTGTTATTGCCCCTAATACTCTACTCCTTTCAATGCAATCCGCTGTGTTATCACACTTCCTTTATTTGACGCTATAGATAGGAATTCCCCTGCAACCGGACCAGCGATCACAGAGAAATGAGAAGGGAATGCCTTCCCTTGTTTATTTACATCCTTCATTCTTCCAGACTCATAATCATTGAATGTAAACGGATGCCTTCCGGCAAATTTTCCTTGGCGACACTGATAAGAGATCTGGTAAACAATTTTCCTGGCATTTCTTTGTCCGATGGATTCTGATCACTCACAGGCACTGCCTCAATTTTTAAAATCGGTTTTTCTGCAGCGGCATATTCAGCGGGAAGTGTCAACGATTTCACCTCAAATCCCTTTGTTACCGACTCTGTTTCCCCGATGCTCACGCAAATGAAATACTCTGTGGGGGTTTCCTTCACTAGATATCCGCCGGGTGCTGAATTTTCGTACTCTTTATACCGGTCCGTTACTTCCTTCAGTAGATTTTCGGTATTACTCCACTCCCAAGTGAAATCAGGCGAATGCTTGGAGTAGAGATGTTGTGTAAACGGGATACTTGCACTCTGTTTATTACTATCTATTTCTACGGTTTCAGTTTCAGTCTTAGTTGCCGTTACTCTATGATTCCTATTTCCTTCTATGTCTGCGCTGCACCCCAGCTGCAAGCCTAACATCAGCGTGATGATACAAGCCCCATATCTTGTTCTGGACAATGCTTAATCCCCCTTATTGGCAAACTTCCTTTTTCGCTTCTTCCCGGAAATCATACCACAATTAGACTTTTCTGTAAGGCCGTTCAGTACCTCTGCTCCAGCAACATCATTCAAGAAATGTTCTGTTGTTCATATTATAATGGTTACATAGAACCAGAAAAGAAGGTGCAGACAGTGACTCGTGAAGTACGTACGGTAGTCTATGATACGGACTTAAAGCTTGAAGCGTATCGGTTTGAAGGAATAATGCAGAAGTTCCCCAACCATTTCCATGACTACTATGTCATTGGATTCATTGAACAGGGCAAGCGGTATCTGGTATGCAATCATGAAGAGTATATTCTTAATAGCGGAGATGTGATTATCTTTAATCCGCAGGATCCCCACGCCTGTGAACAGCTGGACGGCAGAACGCTTGACTATCGCTGTATCAATATAGAGCCGGAGATAATGCGCCAGTATGTGCTGGAAATTACGGGGGCGGGCGATCTGCCCAGATTCACACCAACTGTTCTTTACCAGAGTGAGCTGGCCTTGTCCCTGCATGAGCTGCACCGGATGCTGCTGGAGGAACAGTCCGATTTCCAAAAAGAAGAACTATTCCTGTTTCTGCTGGAGCAGCTCCTGAGAGAATACTCCGACGCAGAACTCCCTAGCCCCAACCGGGAGCTTACCACGGAAATCAAAAGCATTTGCCAGTACATTGAGTCACATTATATGGAGAGCATTACGCTGAATCAGTTAACAGCCTTGACCGGCTTGAGCAAATATCACCTGCTGCGTCTATTTACGAAACAAAAAGGGATATCGCCCTATTGCTACCTGGAAACGATTCGGATTAACCATGCC carries:
- a CDS encoding DUF1801 domain-containing protein, giving the protein MSEHIKWKAPSFCFTGEDRITFNLHGKGFFRLVFHTGAKVQEHAVKGNLFEDLTGLLEWVAADRAIVTITDMEDVEGKQEKLAEVVAQWIKGTADGHTCGPC
- a CDS encoding sensor histidine kinase, yielding MIWKYLKEKRSWLLLLVVLQLLLLLVVYLDASIPLMPMLYIILLNLLVCTAFVFLRYPKETRFYRNMEAWDQTYDLGVLGEAESPFEKVVQEAVITQTERYRQETSVNFQLLESEKDDLLSWIHEVKTPLTAMQLMIERLPDETLQKQLMYEWLRIHHLLDQQLHQKRIPFMRNDLFIERVKLEAVLNKEIRALKSWCIPKGIGFDVFLTAEEVLTDGKWLGFMLRQLLTNAVKYSEASDILILSTEKDGHVVLTVEDFGRGIDPKDLPRIFDKGFTSTSGRQEGAATGMGLYLTRQVAEPLGINIQVNSILGQGTVFTLIFPRENEFVKIEGM
- a CDS encoding response regulator transcription factor, giving the protein MFKIMLIEDDVTLFNEIKDRLSQWSYEVYGISDFGKVLQEFTVVKPELVVIDIQLPQFDGFHWCRLLRAHSNVPIIFLSSRDHPSDMVMSMQLGADDFIQKPFHFEVLIAKIQATLRRVYNYSTERTELKTWRGATIEYVKNTVTNSLGAALLTKNETFILKILVERKDQIVNREDLIKDLWDNEHFVSDNTLTVNVNRLRKKLEPLGLDTYIETRVGQGYMATEEAAL
- a CDS encoding polysaccharide deacetylase family protein, whose amino-acid sequence is MFNYLIGGILCIATLYMFIPSLISRMTGWGVFRKGKGKGEVAFTFDDGPHPEYTPKLLDLLERHQVKATFFVLGSQAERYPELVRRIDREGHQIGIHNYCHTSNWLMLPKTIRSEHLDRSADIIEGIVGTRPDHYRPPWGLMNMFDYFRYKEYRIALWSITAGDWSSRVCQTRLQSKLLDQITGGSVVLLHDSGETVGADSQAPHFMLEALDEVLPQLKTRHLRFVRLDEMA
- a CDS encoding YkoP family protein, translated to MYHLGIKIRKTTVQNLWMMWEKAFSVLTYFRGASTSRFGICSVMLKKHRGEAIVCQDSTVIHKGEWVGELHLDNEKILKLIKSEGSDRAALQTARMLRKSMKQINEAFESQSEYQQVKALMGITLLHRGLTHGLGFEQQQMKSGFFTRITTVYLRLLLSAMHPEGRKRIDRRTDQLVPMLLVHSRGSLKKRFSPEQRLSG
- a CDS encoding AraC family ligand binding domain-containing protein, which codes for MTREVRTVVYDTDLKLEAYRFEGIMQKFPNHFHDYYVIGFIEQGKRYLVCNHEEYILNSGDVIIFNPQDPHACEQLDGRTLDYRCINIEPEIMRQYVLEITGAGDLPRFTPTVLYQSELALSLHELHRMLLEEQSDFQKEELFLFLLEQLLREYSDAELPSPNRELTTEIKSICQYIESHYMESITLNQLTALTGLSKYHLLRLFTKQKGISPYCYLETIRINHAKRLLEQGMLPIEVALLTGFSDQSHFTNFFKKLIGLTPKQYMRIFTTRQTESKPSPENTP